In a single window of the Streptomyces sp. NBC_01471 genome:
- a CDS encoding acyltransferase, which yields MTPTSPRLSLSPAPAAPHAHRLPSLTGLRFAAAALVFGYHASLTFLPMNPFADGGLADGFATLFSKAGWMGVSFFFVLSGFVLTWSADPRDTVTGFWRRRLLKIFPNHVVTWALALALFAGALSPLPVWLPNLFLVHSWFPEPTVYLGVNSPAWSLCSELLFYLLFPLLIRLVLRLRTAGLWAWAAGMVAAMVAVQLVTDLLVPDSPASFGAPVSTWQFWIGYNFPPVRMFEFVLGMLLARLVLAGRFPRVPLSAAALLAAAGYALALWVPWLYGLNVATIVPVGVLICAVAVSDVRGMPSVLRGRAAQWLGEVSFAFYMVHYIVLTYARTELMGGHRYGPAAGMAVLLTLFLASLLAGGLLMVCVERPVMRRWAGPKARVAAAVRIARPEGVR from the coding sequence ATGACCCCGACCTCGCCACGCCTGTCCCTTTCCCCGGCCCCGGCGGCGCCGCACGCGCACAGACTGCCGTCACTGACCGGACTGCGGTTCGCCGCCGCGGCGCTCGTCTTCGGGTACCACGCGTCGCTCACCTTCCTCCCCATGAACCCCTTCGCCGACGGCGGCCTGGCGGACGGCTTCGCGACGCTCTTCAGCAAGGCGGGCTGGATGGGGGTTTCGTTCTTCTTCGTGCTCAGCGGCTTCGTTCTCACCTGGTCCGCGGACCCCCGCGACACGGTGACCGGCTTCTGGCGCCGACGCCTGCTGAAGATCTTCCCCAACCATGTCGTGACCTGGGCGCTGGCGTTGGCGCTGTTCGCCGGGGCATTGAGCCCGCTCCCGGTGTGGTTGCCGAACCTGTTCCTGGTGCACTCCTGGTTCCCGGAACCGACCGTGTACCTCGGCGTGAACTCGCCCGCCTGGTCGCTCTGCAGCGAGCTGCTGTTCTATCTGCTCTTCCCCCTCCTGATCCGCCTCGTACTGCGGCTCAGGACCGCCGGACTGTGGGCCTGGGCGGCGGGGATGGTCGCGGCCATGGTGGCCGTGCAGCTCGTGACGGACCTGCTGGTGCCCGACAGCCCCGCCTCGTTCGGCGCGCCGGTCTCCACCTGGCAGTTCTGGATCGGCTACAACTTCCCGCCGGTCCGGATGTTCGAGTTCGTCCTGGGCATGCTGCTCGCCCGCCTCGTCCTGGCCGGGCGCTTTCCCCGCGTCCCGCTCTCCGCGGCCGCCCTGCTCGCGGCGGCGGGCTACGCGCTGGCCCTGTGGGTGCCGTGGCTCTACGGACTCAACGTGGCCACGATCGTGCCCGTCGGCGTGCTGATCTGCGCGGTCGCCGTCTCCGACGTCCGCGGCATGCCGTCCGTCCTGCGCGGCCGCGCCGCCCAGTGGCTCGGCGAGGTCTCGTTCGCCTTCTACATGGTCCACTACATCGTCCTCACCTACGCCCGCACCGAGTTGATGGGCGGACACCGGTACGGGCCGGCCGCGGGCATGGCCGTGCTCCTCACGCTCTTCCTCGCCTCGCTGCTCGCGGGCGGGCTCCTCATGGTCTGCGTGGAACGCCCGGTCATGCGCCGCTGGGCCGGGCCGAAGGCGCGCGTCGCAGCGGCCGTCCGCATCGCGCGCCCGGAGGGGGTCCGATGA
- a CDS encoding NAD(P)H-dependent oxidoreductase, which yields MSEAPIRIALIIGSVRDGRFGPVVANWFAEQATAHGGFEVDVIDLAEANLPMVLPAFGGTASPETIAAVGAVSPRLEAADAFVVVTPEYNHSYPASLKNVIDWHNAQWHAKPVAFVAYGGLSGGLRAVEHLRQVFAELHATTIRDTVSFHGAWSQFDEDGSPKDPEGVNAAAKMLLDQLGWWAQALREARTARPYKV from the coding sequence ATGTCTGAAGCCCCCATCCGCATCGCACTGATCATCGGCAGCGTCCGGGACGGCCGCTTCGGACCCGTCGTCGCCAACTGGTTCGCGGAGCAGGCCACCGCTCACGGCGGCTTCGAGGTCGACGTGATCGACCTGGCCGAGGCGAACCTGCCGATGGTGCTCCCCGCCTTCGGCGGGACCGCGTCCCCCGAGACGATCGCGGCGGTCGGCGCGGTCAGCCCCCGCCTGGAGGCGGCCGACGCGTTCGTCGTCGTGACCCCGGAGTACAACCACAGTTACCCGGCGTCCCTGAAGAACGTCATCGACTGGCACAACGCCCAGTGGCACGCCAAGCCCGTCGCCTTCGTCGCGTACGGAGGCCTTTCCGGCGGCCTGCGCGCCGTGGAACACCTGCGCCAGGTCTTCGCCGAGCTGCACGCCACCACCATCCGTGACACGGTCAGCTTCCACGGCGCCTGGTCGCAGTTCGACGAGGACGGCTCGCCGAAGGACCCCGAAGGCGTCAACGCGGCCGCCAAGATGTTGCTCGACCAGCTCGGCTGGTGGGCCCAGGCCCTGCGTGAGGCACGGACCGCGCGCCCCTACAAGGTCTGA
- a CDS encoding MDR family MFS transporter, whose product MSQAQSQAEAPASALPQNRNLYAVVCAVVIALVLGSLDNLILGVAMPTIVGELGGLDHLSWVVTAYTLTTAVSTPVWGKIGDMYGRKGVFLSAITIFLVGSALSGMAQSMWQLICFRALQGLGGGGLMVGALAIISTIVPVREQGRFQGMISAVMGASMIAGPLAGGVITDHLGWRWCFYVNLPLGAVALIMITSMLDLPKQSAKARIDYLGVALLTIAISAVVLVTTWGGTEYGWVSGTILGLMALAVVAIAAFVLAERRAAEPVLPLGLFRNANFSLATVIGFLLGAMMFAVMTFLPLFQQAAQGASPTYAGLQLLPVFLAMMVANVVVGRVITSSGKYKVFVIGGGALATAGLVLLSMLEPDTSRLFSSAAMALVGAGMGCLMQTTLIISMQSVEPKDLGVASSTATLARTIGGSIGVSVMGALFAGRVSASMAERGGDAAAAVSGGAQLEADKLKRLPEAVRSAYEFAVSSGAHRVFLLGAALALVTFAVAWIIREVPLRTTLGTPEPEAAPPAKSAKV is encoded by the coding sequence ATGTCGCAAGCTCAGTCGCAGGCGGAAGCGCCCGCTTCCGCCTTACCCCAGAACCGCAATCTGTACGCCGTGGTGTGCGCGGTGGTGATCGCCCTGGTCCTCGGATCGCTCGACAACCTGATCCTCGGCGTCGCGATGCCGACCATCGTCGGTGAGCTGGGCGGCCTGGACCACCTGTCCTGGGTGGTCACCGCCTACACGCTGACGACCGCGGTCTCCACCCCGGTCTGGGGCAAGATCGGCGACATGTACGGTCGCAAGGGCGTTTTCCTGTCCGCGATCACGATCTTCCTGGTCGGCTCGGCGCTGTCCGGTATGGCGCAGAGCATGTGGCAGCTGATCTGCTTCCGCGCCCTGCAGGGGCTGGGTGGCGGCGGTCTCATGGTCGGCGCGCTGGCGATCATCAGCACCATCGTCCCGGTGCGCGAACAGGGCCGCTTCCAGGGCATGATCTCGGCCGTCATGGGCGCGTCGATGATCGCCGGTCCGCTGGCCGGCGGTGTGATCACCGACCACCTGGGCTGGCGCTGGTGCTTCTACGTCAACCTGCCGCTCGGCGCGGTTGCGCTGATCATGATCACCTCGATGCTGGACCTGCCCAAGCAGTCCGCCAAGGCCCGCATCGACTACCTCGGCGTGGCGCTGCTGACCATCGCGATCAGCGCCGTGGTCCTGGTCACCACCTGGGGCGGCACCGAGTACGGCTGGGTGTCCGGCACGATTCTGGGGCTCATGGCGCTGGCCGTGGTCGCGATCGCCGCCTTCGTCCTCGCCGAGCGCAGGGCTGCCGAGCCGGTGCTGCCGCTGGGGCTGTTCCGTAACGCCAACTTCTCGCTGGCCACCGTGATCGGCTTCCTTCTCGGCGCCATGATGTTCGCCGTCATGACCTTCCTGCCGCTGTTCCAGCAGGCTGCCCAGGGCGCTTCGCCCACCTACGCGGGGCTGCAGCTGCTGCCGGTGTTCCTCGCCATGATGGTCGCGAACGTGGTGGTGGGACGCGTCATCACCAGCTCGGGCAAGTACAAGGTCTTCGTGATCGGCGGCGGCGCCCTGGCCACCGCGGGACTCGTGTTGCTCTCCATGCTCGAACCGGACACCTCGCGGCTGTTCTCCAGCGCGGCGATGGCCCTGGTCGGCGCCGGAATGGGCTGCCTGATGCAGACCACCCTGATCATCTCGATGCAGAGCGTCGAGCCGAAGGACCTCGGCGTCGCCTCCTCGACCGCCACCCTCGCCCGCACCATCGGCGGCTCCATCGGCGTCTCGGTCATGGGTGCGCTCTTCGCCGGCCGGGTGAGCGCCTCCATGGCCGAGCGCGGCGGCGACGCGGCCGCCGCGGTCAGCGGCGGCGCCCAGCTGGAGGCCGACAAGCTGAAGCGGCTTCCCGAAGCGGTGCGCAGCGCCTACGAGTTCGCCGTGTCCAGCGGCGCCCATCGGGTGTTCCTGCTCGGCGCGGCACTGGCCCTGGTCACCTTCGCGGTGGCCTGGATCATCCGGGAGGTCCCGCTGCGGACCACGCTCGGCACCCCGGAGCCGGAGGCGGCCCCGCCCGCCAAGTCCGCGAAGGTCTGA
- a CDS encoding TetR/AcrR family transcriptional regulator, whose product MTTGTRQARKGDTRQRIKDVALRLFVELGYEKASLRGIAEQLDVTKPALYHHFKTKEDILVSLFQDVDTEIDELIAWGQEQPRTVETKRELLSRYGAVLNRATPLFVFQQENQAVLRGLSVGRKSQNRLGTLSGLITDLDAPLPDRVRTLVALLALHFGTLNLPSLEGDPEEKFTELLDVAVQLLPASPAP is encoded by the coding sequence ATGACCACCGGCACACGGCAGGCACGCAAGGGCGACACACGCCAGCGCATCAAGGACGTCGCGCTGCGGCTCTTCGTCGAACTCGGCTACGAGAAGGCCTCGCTCCGTGGGATCGCCGAACAGCTCGACGTCACGAAGCCCGCGCTGTACCACCACTTCAAAACCAAGGAAGACATCCTGGTCAGCCTCTTTCAGGACGTCGACACCGAGATCGACGAGCTGATTGCCTGGGGCCAGGAGCAGCCCCGCACCGTGGAGACCAAGCGGGAGCTGCTCTCCCGCTACGGCGCCGTGCTGAACCGCGCCACGCCCCTGTTCGTCTTCCAGCAGGAGAACCAGGCCGTACTGCGCGGACTGAGCGTCGGCAGGAAGTCCCAGAACCGGCTGGGCACCTTGTCCGGGCTGATCACCGACCTGGACGCGCCACTGCCCGACCGGGTGCGCACGCTCGTCGCGCTCCTCGCGCTGCACTTCGGCACGCTCAACCTGCCCAGCCTGGAGGGCGACCCCGAAGAGAAGTTCACGGAACTCCTGGACGTCGCCGTCCAGCTGCTCCCGGCGTCACCCGCGCCCTGA
- a CDS encoding Gfo/Idh/MocA family oxidoreductase: MTPLRIGVLGCADIARRRMMPAMRELPATELTAVASRDGARAAEVAGEFGCRPVAGYDALLARDDIDAVYVPLPAALHARWVESALRAGKHVLAEKPLTTEPARTRELLVLAAERGLVLMENVMFVHHGQHAAVRKLLADGAIGELRSFQATFTIPGLPDGDIRYRPELGGGTLWDNGVYPVRAALHFLGDGLRVIGATLDAGPGREVDTAGAALLRTPDGVSAQLSFGLDHGYRSVYEICGTRGRLTVDRAFTPPADHTPVLRLERGSGTELIELGADDQVTATLAAFAAAVREGTAAGHECLEQARLLDDIRRSASRSGRG, translated from the coding sequence ATGACGCCGTTGCGGATCGGCGTCCTGGGCTGCGCGGACATCGCGAGACGCCGCATGATGCCGGCCATGAGGGAGCTGCCCGCCACCGAACTGACCGCAGTCGCCAGCCGGGACGGCGCCCGGGCGGCGGAGGTGGCCGGGGAGTTCGGATGCCGTCCGGTGGCCGGGTACGACGCGCTGCTGGCGCGCGACGACATCGACGCGGTCTACGTACCGCTGCCCGCCGCCCTGCACGCGCGATGGGTCGAGTCGGCGCTGCGGGCAGGAAAGCACGTGCTGGCGGAGAAGCCGCTCACCACCGAACCGGCCCGTACCCGGGAGCTGCTGGTGCTGGCCGCGGAACGGGGCCTGGTGCTGATGGAGAACGTCATGTTCGTCCACCACGGCCAGCACGCGGCGGTACGGAAGCTGCTGGCCGACGGTGCCATCGGCGAACTGCGTTCCTTCCAGGCCACGTTCACCATCCCGGGACTGCCTGACGGGGACATCCGCTACCGTCCCGAGCTGGGCGGGGGCACCCTGTGGGACAACGGGGTCTACCCGGTCCGCGCCGCCCTGCACTTCCTCGGCGACGGGCTCCGGGTCATCGGCGCCACCCTGGACGCCGGTCCCGGCCGTGAGGTGGACACGGCGGGCGCGGCGCTGCTGCGGACTCCGGACGGCGTCAGCGCGCAGCTGTCCTTCGGCCTGGACCACGGCTACCGCTCGGTGTACGAGATCTGCGGGACGCGGGGCAGGCTCACCGTCGACCGCGCCTTCACCCCGCCCGCCGACCACACCCCGGTGCTGCGCCTGGAGCGCGGCTCCGGCACCGAGCTGATCGAGCTGGGCGCCGACGACCAGGTCACGGCCACCCTCGCCGCCTTCGCAGCGGCCGTCCGCGAGGGGACAGCCGCCGGTCACGAATGCCTGGAACAGGCCCGGCTGCTGGATGACATCCGCCGGTCGGCGAGCCGGTCAGGGCGCGGGTGA
- a CDS encoding NDP-hexose 2,3-dehydratase family protein yields the protein MMSQLADPETRPAAVQVPLRPREDASVAARFARSAATTEGAQLRTEDFARWLAGRGRANRFQVDRIPFDELVGWSFEEGTGNLVHRSGRFFSVEGLHVTTGEGETPGQEWHQPIIKQPEIGILGIVVKEFDGVLHFLMQAKMEPGNPNLLQLSPTVQATRSNYTKVHQGADVKYIEYFIQPGRARVVADVLQSEHGSWFYHKSNRNMIVEAVGEVPLDDDFCWLTLGQIGELLHRDNVVNMDSRTVLACAPVGDGGPGALHSDTDLLSWITAERSRHDVLATRVPLDTVPGWKRGEFTVGHENGRYFNVVAVKVQAGNREVTGWTQPLFEPQGLGVTAFLTRRIGGVRHVLAHARVEGGFLDTVELGPTVQYTPDNYAHLTGADRPPYLDLVMEADPSRIRYEAVHSEEGGRFLNAESRYLLVDVDESDGNAGSLDSPAGYRWVTPGQLTSLVRHGHYVNVQARTLLACLNATLARG from the coding sequence ATGATGTCCCAACTTGCCGATCCCGAGACCAGGCCCGCCGCAGTCCAGGTGCCGCTGCGCCCACGTGAGGACGCCTCGGTCGCCGCCCGCTTCGCCCGGTCCGCCGCCACCACCGAGGGTGCGCAGCTGCGCACCGAGGACTTCGCCCGGTGGCTCGCCGGCCGCGGCCGGGCGAACCGGTTCCAGGTCGACCGGATCCCGTTCGACGAGCTGGTCGGCTGGTCGTTCGAGGAGGGCACGGGGAACCTGGTGCACCGCAGCGGCCGGTTCTTCTCCGTCGAGGGCCTGCACGTCACGACGGGGGAGGGGGAGACCCCCGGCCAGGAGTGGCACCAGCCGATCATCAAGCAGCCCGAGATCGGCATCCTGGGCATCGTGGTCAAGGAGTTCGACGGCGTACTGCACTTCCTGATGCAGGCGAAGATGGAGCCGGGCAACCCCAACCTGCTCCAGCTGTCGCCGACCGTCCAGGCAACCCGCAGCAACTACACCAAGGTCCACCAGGGCGCGGACGTGAAGTACATCGAGTACTTCATCCAGCCGGGCCGGGCGAGGGTGGTCGCGGACGTGCTGCAGTCCGAGCACGGCTCGTGGTTCTACCACAAGTCCAACCGCAACATGATCGTCGAGGCCGTCGGTGAGGTTCCGCTGGACGACGACTTCTGCTGGCTCACGCTGGGGCAGATCGGCGAACTGCTGCACCGGGACAACGTGGTCAACATGGACTCGCGCACCGTCCTGGCCTGCGCCCCGGTCGGCGACGGCGGGCCGGGCGCGCTGCACTCCGACACCGACCTGCTGTCGTGGATCACCGCCGAGCGGTCCCGGCACGACGTGCTCGCGACCCGCGTACCGCTCGACACGGTCCCCGGCTGGAAGCGCGGTGAGTTCACCGTCGGCCACGAGAACGGCCGCTACTTCAACGTCGTGGCGGTGAAGGTCCAGGCGGGCAACCGCGAGGTCACCGGCTGGACTCAGCCGCTCTTCGAGCCGCAGGGGCTCGGCGTGACGGCATTCCTCACCCGCCGCATCGGTGGCGTGCGGCACGTGCTGGCGCACGCCCGGGTCGAGGGCGGCTTCCTCGACACCGTGGAACTGGGTCCCACCGTCCAGTACACCCCGGACAACTACGCGCACCTCACGGGCGCCGACCGGCCGCCGTACCTGGACCTGGTGATGGAGGCCGACCCGTCCCGCATCCGCTACGAGGCTGTGCACTCCGAGGAGGGCGGCCGCTTCCTCAACGCCGAGAGCCGCTACCTCCTGGTCGATGTCGACGAAAGCGACGGGAACGCCGGCTCGCTCGACTCGCCGGCCGGTTATCGCTGGGTCACCCCCGGGCAGCTGACCTCCCTGGTCCGGCACGGCCACTACGTCAACGTCCAGGCCCGCACCCTGCTGGCCTGTCTCAACGCCACGCTGGCACGCGGCTGA
- a CDS encoding NAD-dependent epimerase/dehydratase family protein → MDIVGNGFLARSLRPIAHRHPDTVVLAAGVSWASGTSDADFAREAALLSEVADRCRAAGRRLLFFSTAATGMYGALDGPGREDSPITPCTPYGAHKYALEQQLHASGADCLILRLGHLVGPGQPPHQLLPALVRQVREGSVRIQRGASRDLVDVDDVVTVIDRLLAQDLRGETVNVASGEAVPVEDIVDHLARRLGLEARREYRDTGAHHVISTEKLRALVPETAVMGFGPGYYRQVIDAFLASSAVPTAN, encoded by the coding sequence ATGGACATTGTGGGAAACGGATTCCTCGCCCGGAGTCTGCGGCCGATCGCCCACCGCCACCCGGACACCGTGGTGCTCGCCGCCGGAGTGTCCTGGGCGAGCGGCACCTCCGACGCCGACTTCGCGCGCGAGGCTGCGCTGCTGAGTGAGGTGGCGGACCGGTGCCGGGCCGCAGGACGCAGGCTGTTGTTCTTCTCCACCGCCGCCACCGGGATGTACGGGGCGCTGGACGGTCCGGGCCGCGAGGACAGTCCGATCACCCCCTGCACTCCCTACGGCGCCCACAAGTACGCGCTGGAGCAGCAGTTGCACGCCTCGGGCGCCGATTGCCTGATCCTCCGCCTGGGCCACCTCGTCGGCCCCGGGCAGCCGCCGCACCAGTTGCTCCCGGCGCTCGTACGGCAGGTGCGCGAGGGCAGCGTACGCATCCAGCGGGGCGCCTCCCGCGATCTGGTGGACGTGGACGACGTGGTCACCGTCATCGACCGGCTGCTCGCCCAGGACCTGCGGGGCGAGACGGTCAACGTGGCCTCCGGCGAGGCGGTCCCGGTGGAGGACATCGTGGACCACCTCGCGCGGCGGCTGGGCCTGGAGGCCCGCCGGGAGTACCGGGACACCGGCGCCCACCACGTCATCTCCACCGAGAAGCTGCGGGCGCTGGTGCCCGAAACGGCCGTGATGGGCTTCGGCCCCGGCTACTACCGCCAGGTAATCGACGCGTTCCTCGCGTCTTCCGCCGTCCCCACGGCGAACTGA
- the rfbH gene encoding lipopolysaccharide biosynthesis protein RfbH → MSEHKALVLDEVRKYHLDTQDHRPFVPGTTEIWPSGAVLEEDDRVALVEAALEMRIAAGRSSRKFESSFARKMKRRKVHLTNSGSSANLLAVSALTSHVLEDRRLRPGDEVITVAAGFPTTVNPILQNGLIPVFVDVDLATYNTTADRVAQAIGPKTRAIIIAHALGNPFEVAEIAQLASDHDLFLIEDNCDAVGSTYDGQLTGTFGDLSTVSFYPAHHLTMGEGGCVLTANLALARIVESLRDWGRDCWCEPGENDKCLKRFKYQLGTLPEGYDHKYIFSHIGYNLKATDIQAALGLTQLTKLDAFVDARRRNWKQLRDGLEGLPHLLLPEATVRSDPSWFGFALTVDPKAPFSRAELVSFLEGRKIGTRRLFAGNLTRHPAYQNQPHRVVGDLANSDIITDQTFWIGVYPGLSEEMLDYVISSIKEFVGARG, encoded by the coding sequence ATGAGCGAGCACAAGGCGCTTGTCCTGGACGAGGTCCGGAAATACCACCTGGACACGCAGGACCACCGGCCGTTCGTGCCGGGCACCACCGAGATCTGGCCGTCCGGTGCCGTTCTGGAGGAGGACGACCGGGTGGCGCTGGTCGAGGCCGCCCTGGAGATGCGGATCGCCGCGGGCCGCAGCTCACGGAAGTTCGAGTCGTCCTTCGCCCGCAAGATGAAGCGGCGCAAGGTCCACCTGACCAACTCGGGTTCCTCGGCGAACCTGCTGGCCGTCTCCGCACTCACCTCCCACGTGCTGGAGGACCGCAGGCTCCGCCCCGGCGACGAGGTCATCACGGTCGCGGCGGGCTTCCCCACCACGGTCAACCCGATCTTGCAGAACGGCCTCATTCCGGTCTTCGTCGATGTCGACCTGGCCACGTACAACACCACCGCGGACCGTGTCGCGCAGGCGATCGGCCCGAAGACCCGCGCGATCATCATCGCGCACGCCCTGGGCAACCCCTTCGAGGTCGCCGAGATCGCCCAACTCGCCTCCGACCACGACCTGTTCCTCATCGAGGACAACTGCGACGCGGTGGGCTCCACCTACGACGGACAGCTCACCGGTACGTTCGGCGACCTGTCGACGGTCAGCTTCTACCCCGCGCACCACCTCACGATGGGCGAGGGCGGCTGCGTCCTGACCGCGAACCTGGCGCTGGCCCGGATCGTGGAGTCACTGCGCGACTGGGGCCGGGACTGCTGGTGCGAGCCGGGCGAGAACGACAAGTGCCTCAAGCGCTTCAAGTACCAGTTGGGCACGCTGCCCGAGGGCTACGACCACAAGTACATCTTCTCGCACATCGGGTACAACCTGAAGGCCACCGACATCCAGGCGGCCCTCGGCCTGACGCAGCTCACCAAGCTGGACGCCTTCGTGGACGCCCGGCGCCGCAACTGGAAGCAGCTGCGCGACGGCCTGGAGGGCCTGCCGCACCTGTTGCTGCCCGAGGCCACCGTGCGCAGCGACCCGAGCTGGTTCGGGTTCGCCCTGACCGTCGACCCCAAGGCGCCCTTCAGCCGCGCGGAGCTCGTGAGCTTCCTGGAGGGCCGCAAGATCGGCACCCGGCGGTTGTTCGCCGGGAACCTCACCCGCCACCCCGCGTACCAGAACCAGCCGCACCGCGTCGTCGGTGACCTCGCCAACAGCGACATCATCACCGACCAGACCTTCTGGATCGGCGTCTATCCCGGCCTCAGCGAAGAAATGCTCGACTACGTCATCTCCTCCATCAAGGAATTCGTCGGGGCCCGCGGTTGA
- a CDS encoding NAD(P)-dependent oxidoreductase: MTVTRSVLVLGGTGFLGQHIGAAFTAAGDRVASAARSGPLRIDLATAAPRELAALLDRTRPDVVVNASGRAWRATGREMLEANAEAVGKLAAAVAVLPHRPRLVQLGSVHEYGPGTVGEGTREDQVPAPVTPYGRSKLLGSLAVLDAARTADLNAIVLRLANVCGPGTPRGSLLGMIGERLAGGMRDSRDGAPAELRLAPLHARRDFVDVRDVVDAVLAAAELPAPAPADRVLNIGSGTAVPMRDLVGLMVTLSGLSIRIVEESGDGTPRTDVEWQQLDITKARRLLGWRPHRGAEESLRDLLAAESARPAEAA, from the coding sequence ATGACGGTTACCCGCTCGGTGCTGGTGCTCGGCGGCACGGGCTTCCTCGGGCAGCACATCGGCGCGGCGTTCACCGCCGCCGGGGACCGGGTGGCCTCCGCGGCGCGGAGCGGGCCGCTACGGATCGACCTCGCCACCGCCGCCCCGCGGGAGCTGGCCGCGCTGCTGGACCGCACCCGGCCGGACGTCGTGGTGAACGCGTCCGGCCGGGCCTGGCGGGCGACCGGGCGGGAGATGCTCGAAGCCAACGCCGAAGCCGTCGGCAAACTCGCCGCGGCCGTCGCCGTACTCCCGCACCGGCCCCGGCTGGTCCAGCTGGGCAGCGTGCACGAGTACGGTCCCGGAACGGTCGGCGAGGGCACCCGTGAGGACCAGGTGCCGGCACCGGTCACCCCGTACGGCCGGTCCAAGCTCCTCGGCTCGCTTGCGGTGCTCGACGCGGCGCGCACCGCGGACCTGAACGCGATCGTGCTCCGGCTGGCGAACGTCTGCGGTCCCGGAACCCCGCGCGGCAGCCTGCTCGGCATGATCGGCGAGCGGCTGGCCGGCGGCATGCGGGACTCCCGGGACGGGGCACCGGCGGAGCTGCGACTGGCCCCACTGCACGCCCGGCGTGACTTCGTGGACGTACGGGACGTGGTGGACGCCGTCCTGGCGGCGGCGGAACTGCCGGCCCCGGCCCCGGCCGACCGCGTGCTGAACATCGGCAGCGGCACCGCCGTACCCATGCGGGACCTCGTCGGCCTGATGGTCACCCTCAGCGGGCTCAGCATCCGGATCGTCGAGGAGTCCGGCGACGGCACGCCGCGCACCGACGTGGAGTGGCAGCAGCTCGACATCACCAAGGCCCGGCGGCTGCTGGGGTGGCGCCCGCACCGGGGCGCCGAGGAGTCACTGCGCGACCTGCTCGCCGCCGAGTCGGCCCGGCCGGCCGAAGCGGCATGA
- the rfbB gene encoding dTDP-glucose 4,6-dehydratase codes for MKILVTGAAGFIGSHYVRTLLEDGYPDWKGATVTVLDKLTYAGNRDNLPASHPRLDFVQGDICDDDLLRQLLPGHEAVVHFAAESHVDRSLESASEFVRTNVVGTQTLLDAVLAAGVERVVHVSTDEVYGSIDEGSWTETWPLMPNSPYSASKAASDLIARSYWRTHGLDLSITRCSNNYGPYQHPEKLIPLFVTNLLEGLRVPLYGDGGNIREWLHVDDHCRAIDLVLNHGRAGDIYNIGGGNEQTNLAITEKLLELTGNDYSKVVRVPDRKAHDLRYSLDESKISEQLGYAPRVTFERGLAETVAWYQDNPHWWKPTKHGVGQV; via the coding sequence ATGAAGATCCTGGTCACCGGCGCCGCCGGCTTCATCGGCTCGCACTACGTACGAACCCTGCTGGAGGACGGCTACCCGGACTGGAAGGGAGCCACGGTCACGGTCCTGGACAAGCTCACCTACGCCGGCAACCGGGACAACCTCCCGGCGTCCCATCCCCGGCTGGACTTCGTCCAGGGCGACATCTGCGACGACGACCTGCTGCGGCAGCTGCTCCCCGGGCACGAGGCGGTGGTCCACTTCGCCGCCGAGTCACACGTCGACCGGTCCCTGGAATCGGCGTCCGAATTCGTCCGCACCAACGTCGTCGGCACCCAGACGCTCCTGGACGCGGTGCTCGCCGCCGGCGTCGAGCGCGTCGTGCACGTCTCCACCGACGAGGTCTACGGTTCGATCGACGAGGGCTCCTGGACCGAGACCTGGCCGCTGATGCCCAACTCCCCTTACTCCGCGTCGAAGGCGGCGTCCGACCTGATCGCCCGTTCCTACTGGCGCACCCATGGCCTGGACCTGTCGATCACCCGCTGCTCCAACAACTACGGGCCCTACCAGCACCCCGAGAAGCTCATACCGCTGTTCGTCACCAACCTGCTCGAAGGCCTGCGGGTGCCGCTCTACGGCGACGGCGGCAACATCCGCGAATGGCTTCACGTGGACGACCACTGCCGGGCCATCGACCTCGTGCTGAACCACGGGCGGGCCGGTGACATCTACAACATCGGCGGCGGGAACGAGCAGACCAACCTCGCCATCACCGAGAAGCTGCTGGAACTGACCGGCAACGACTACTCCAAGGTCGTCAGGGTTCCCGACCGCAAGGCACACGACCTGCGCTACTCGCTGGACGAGTCGAAGATCAGCGAGCAGCTCGGCTACGCCCCGCGTGTCACCTTCGAGCGCGGACTGGCCGAGACGGTGGCCTGGTACCAGGACAACCCCCACTGGTGGAAGCCCACCAAACACGGGGTCGGTCAGGTATGA